The genomic stretch CCCTGACGTACCAGGGCACCGCGGTCTTCGAGGAACGGGACGACCAGGAGCACCGGATGGTGCTGCTCGCGAGCGGCCGGGAGACCCGTGGCCAGGGCACCGCAAGAGCCACGGTCACCGGCACGCTCACCGCACACGAGGACGGCACCGCGGTGACGGTGCGCACCGATCTGTCGGTGACCGGCCGTCCGGCCCAGTTCGGCCGCGGCCTGCTCTCGGACGTGGGCGGCCGCCTGGTGTCCCAGTTCGCGGACTGCCTGGCGGAACGCCTCACCGAACCAGAACAGGAACAAGAGCAAGAGCCTGAGCCTCCCGCACCGATAGACCTCACCCGAACGGCCGCACTTCCCGTGGCTCGTCGCATCGGCCCACCCCTGGCGGCAGCCGCCTTGGTAATACTGGCCTGGCGCTGGAAAAGGGCAGCACGAAGGCGCCGCTGAGGGGCGCGGGGCTGTATCCATCAGCGGCTCCGCCGCGGGGCGCGACCAGCCACAACAGCGCCGCACACAC from Streptomyces davaonensis JCM 4913 encodes the following:
- a CDS encoding SRPBCC family protein, with protein sequence MELQHEFTVPVPVDDAWRALLDIERIAPCLPGASVTDYDGKTVTGSVRVKVGPVTLTYQGTAVFEERDDQEHRMVLLASGRETRGQGTARATVTGTLTAHEDGTAVTVRTDLSVTGRPAQFGRGLLSDVGGRLVSQFADCLAERLTEPEQEQEQEPEPPAPIDLTRTAALPVARRIGPPLAAAALVILAWRWKRAARRRR